Proteins co-encoded in one Xylanibacillus composti genomic window:
- a CDS encoding deoxyribonuclease IV, producing the protein MIKIGSHVSFSDKGLLNAVNEAVSYGSSTFMIYTGAPQNTRRKPIEDQYIEEGKAIMAEHGMDEIVVHAPYIINLGSYKSNTFQLAVDFLQEEIRRTDYIGVKNIVLHPGAYTDKDAEYGIARIAEGLNEVLAGTDQAGVNIALETMAGKGTEIGRSFEEIAAIMDKVEDNSRLTVCFDTCHVHDAGYDIVQDFDGVIEEFDRIIGLDRLAVLHLNDSKNPRGAGKDRHAPVGSGWIGFDAMRHIVHHDAVKHVPMILETPWIGKDSKSQRPMYAAEIALLLGEEEQRLGPEFLEHLERLEHFFRKQEIDRRAYVLETWDVLKSDAKARKADPREPMERLYDLAVEHRVLPDLSEEELNQRLTAWFARSLQ; encoded by the coding sequence ATGATTAAAATCGGATCGCACGTTTCCTTCTCAGATAAAGGTCTGTTGAACGCCGTGAACGAAGCGGTGAGCTACGGGTCGAGCACATTCATGATCTACACGGGGGCACCGCAAAATACACGCCGCAAGCCCATCGAGGACCAATATATTGAAGAGGGCAAGGCGATAATGGCCGAGCATGGCATGGATGAGATTGTGGTGCATGCCCCGTATATTATTAATTTGGGCTCTTATAAATCGAATACATTTCAGCTGGCTGTGGATTTCCTCCAGGAGGAAATTCGCAGAACCGACTATATCGGCGTCAAGAACATCGTGCTGCATCCCGGGGCTTACACTGACAAGGATGCAGAGTACGGCATTGCGCGCATTGCGGAAGGGCTGAATGAAGTGTTGGCGGGAACGGATCAGGCAGGCGTGAATATCGCATTAGAGACGATGGCGGGCAAAGGCACGGAAATCGGCCGTTCCTTCGAGGAGATTGCCGCCATTATGGACAAGGTGGAGGACAACAGCCGCTTGACGGTCTGCTTCGACACTTGCCACGTTCACGATGCGGGGTATGACATTGTCCAGGATTTCGACGGCGTGATCGAAGAGTTTGACCGCATTATCGGCTTGGACAGGCTGGCCGTCCTTCACCTGAATGACAGCAAAAACCCGCGCGGCGCAGGCAAGGACCGTCACGCGCCTGTCGGCTCCGGCTGGATCGGATTCGATGCCATGCGGCACATTGTTCATCATGATGCCGTCAAGCATGTGCCGATGATCCTGGAGACGCCCTGGATCGGCAAGGACTCCAAGAGTCAGCGCCCAATGTATGCAGCGGAAATTGCGCTCTTGCTCGGGGAAGAGGAGCAGCGCCTCGGGCCGGAGTTTCTGGAGCACCTGGAGCGGCTGGAGCACTTCTTCCGCAAGCAGGAAATTGACCGTCGGGCGTACGTGCTGGAGACATGGGATGTGCTGAAGTCGGATGCCAAGGCGCGCAAGGCGGACCCTCGCGAGCCGATGGAGCGCTTGTATGATTTGGCTGTTGAGCACCGCGTGCTTCCCGACTTGAGCGAAGAAGAACTGAACCAGCGGCTGACGGCGTGGTTTGCCCGCAGCTTGCAATAG
- a CDS encoding DUF2621 domain-containing protein: MPTWFSWFIVFWVFILAGFMAIGGYFMFRKFLKVLPMADGKSKLDWQNHYVEASRHLWNEESKQFLDELCEPVPKAFRDIAKHSIAARIGQLALERKVPQITRELCLEGYILATPKRDYKSLITFLEKKGIDYQPYRQLLNK, from the coding sequence ATGCCAACCTGGTTTTCATGGTTTATCGTGTTCTGGGTATTTATCCTCGCCGGATTTATGGCCATTGGCGGATACTTCATGTTCCGCAAATTTCTGAAGGTGCTGCCCATGGCGGACGGCAAGTCCAAGCTTGACTGGCAGAACCACTATGTAGAAGCGAGCCGGCATTTGTGGAACGAAGAGTCCAAGCAATTTCTGGACGAGCTTTGCGAACCGGTTCCGAAGGCGTTCCGCGATATTGCCAAGCATTCGATCGCCGCGCGCATCGGTCAGCTCGCCCTGGAGCGCAAGGTTCCTCAAATTACCCGGGAGCTTTGTCTGGAGGGCTACATCCTGGCCACGCCGAAGCGGGATTACAAAAGCCTGATTACCTTCCTCGAGAAGAAAGGAATCGATTACCAGCCGTATCGGCAATTGCTGAACAAATAA